One window from the genome of Danaus plexippus chromosome 24, MEX_DaPlex, whole genome shotgun sequence encodes:
- the LOC116775931 gene encoding uncharacterized protein LOC116775931 isoform X1 produces the protein MAGYCACFIYALFLLSVTCEEINDNESIDVSRVKREGVPENRAFNTNAIVYDNSPWRPGRDVEPERGEDERKLKNLATRIMSNGVEVLVKDRSAEEKQEQTRYSDVKTIQPSAVSNSFVNNNPKIDKRIDDDHNHFDLIEPSEMSHTSCSTSCTCSHIQTESLKTKYTNVKSQIGQAMDKTTMKSTKYSGTKIDVPPTHLSSYDHTKYHPYEYETSSHGPPTDKVVEKYTQVTDYSDENDSNSLDMSDLLTNEQAPEPPKTKSTTSKPPEKSKPDKPQKVNKNKFVVAELIKLGSLGIKGLSQLAPVIEKMTGGFMRRQETNRTTSTTTTVKPINKVVGYSANKRVDNEVESKHNNFPIYIPVDEMEMAESQIGYTNVTLQQNIAWAADHKNSKVNLMKSKIVHESPLVNGGIPISPGEIITTNSDVIVGKPAVGGPVSLVGTGMKLQNQAQAPDNAVAHSDMYSIKEKPLNDYPMVGTKIDDSYDLRPPELPKPNAMVNKNTIRPHGAHFSPPNIHIPLRNSGNLYKSSEHSGQISYSKDKSPNLVYHGRPSILDYKPSFTNSVKKPFENKSTNKENDQQEIPDNNPSSSEIVSTHIMTDGQGTDFEIVGAMNKPLLVDIQPSKVANVLIPHGSSTALVFAGSAEPHKTGDYVDDPLPYPEPGYFGSFSIDAPHMTNVHNVVVNKNQFVLKPNGPTTDRYTNDGNFNFKNSKTNTDQKFNWVDIKRPKDLTQSSPPQTSNQVNHAKLRPQLTTYNPEIYNGNFDKVGQVKNNPKEGNDVIDKEYENYLAVPPPPPKRHFNHDNRYDSSKPSLQRPNKLHSKPIQDGNVYVNIQHPVTNQLPPKITSEIYFASQLPSSQPTPTYNLKIPYPSSNPSTVPKSNHSPKQGAQTYSKNTHQLTTSSFPNRTLSSSNKENTYTITLNTATNVASKPGHVLGSSITVPITTTSDNGQINANIPIGTNFAIRVEDDRDKYESVALHGKIHPSLLGEDKNYGPSGNNNRYKVNYSIPGSNVTQIVGQKYNNDNTKVTIKEHDNKNVGQFTSPVINSHANFPMTNEDANSNVQRKQIINKGEKSQTNVHEGLSNLVPNLSTNSHGWYSSIFKDDNVKDINIETSTRKVIPLNYDINSDDTPYFGEKIATVGKPPSEYWGNKHTSNNFIVGKPFAKPTLDNNSKNVQPSIKPNLIPAIYGVKQTVYDIPIRDDKNVSSLTQTSTPATPFKQIYETADEIYDGEEEVDLNSEIDGEVSSESMKVPIISTPKERVNMTFDSTQFADTSSKSQNNASYLVNFNPGTQTEKPFRGLNKTSFHSNNINPIYNTNYYSKPKPFAMNTMPLDHQLQQPHWQINQLMENSTNVSYEDIEEEIHSPFPGYLNSTKQSSHSKESGSRYGIIRNSTVTLNNSGKNNKSNIITSVVHIHDQKPLVVEKTTSPPPLGVMVKNEVYNKSVEVIDLSPPPLISTTDYKLKPTMNNDEIMGMSPPTPPSRHPTRVPQTSRPVIPIRTPPPYRNVPQRTLPPRQTTPRPLRKPANRDEVSTYRPAFDFNKGIRPMFNYDQPSSPLLPPPRESPSKVIIRENIPKLTSTLPSARPVVFPTPVSSGWLTSSNIGFSSSFNFAPTSVYFPSSISQSGVINVPDTLSTETQSEESYDSSEYESSLESVNISNENSYETKNNDTNNLNTTRFTQSTTENNKSVTSGNNQNHQTSNIVNLELSEEHPSTEKSIIVSSGITNRTRKPYPFNSDNKKLSTNKFKYPSKTSVTIRPTKTLHRPELAPTRKTSIRKIVRPLPSKNILPTNIIESSESILEDDFMFGPTQVLQETNVQTKVPEIVSLIEKTVTSTVTLREETSNTHLHSVHHSGNEIKISDEIIPTKTEFKTTIITLTKTLSEPPQTISSFSYLNLTHTLTVTHTKTSLVSQSEGAVTETLVLTNTHTSTVVDVVTEIFTQVQPTTIVETVTKHIPVQIKVEPTSVINSIPNTKIVALDDISMSSEERDNFIIRDDDVTENIQKIEAEEEKDNDTFFVVMNKSQNGGKSPPINTDIDAGDYDGVTRNEQVTNNGVSQVLFGEILLAGTPYLETTNVVHPTGYGKECQPDCKASRNERCQRIDSVMKCVCRPGFARMFPDRPCKPTYTYSVRLGLGSRDNKVLKFHKNLSDNSTKEYESLSLATHEGINRMIMQSDLRDVYHGVHITGFHPIEMRTKDGAYQGVINDFYVQLSDNAHESRLKEVIEKYLRNNNYSLGGTEVYASEEFIESLNVSDFDECTSTQFNDCSEHARCFNLRGTYTCSCLEGFADLSVNTLYPGRICSSDAIGCAGCNYHGTCFDRENAMICECFKWYAGRTCQVNLKAVLITVTVVGALVIIVVTIWASKRCCSQKNPTNQTFVIGCMQGMPSLHQGNVPSKQRADRRALIAERNETAETCSVQNASLPYAPSKSRSRSHSKQAPEPPPHSPPPPPALMIPRARLHPLHDSRDNLSRRKSSEVCNEAKLISYLESGATNTQEMRRKHSIESSYSVNKERANKQGALVSAGYKVSTTIRPDENSVKCERDDTSSINKNDLEAELSRFDTLRKSYSQEDMSEWTDAERRIGELTLSEARSVGGTLPASTGRAASSTRLTHQEANTMAERDLGSTFLLPHVHLYKPDLTSDVSEFDSL, from the exons CATTTAATACAAATGCTATAGTCTATGACAACTCGCCATGGAGACCGGGAAGAGATGTGGAACCGGAAAGAGGTGAAGATGAAAGGAAACTAAAAAATCTAGCTACCAGAATTATGTCCAACGGAGTAGAGGTTTTGGTTAAGGACAGAAGCGCAGAGGAGAAACAGGAAcag ACAAGATACTCGGACGTGAAAACAATACAACCTTCAGCAGTTAGCAATAGTTTCGTAAATAATAATCCTAAAATTGATAAGAGAATTGACGATGATCATAATCATTTTGATCTGATAGAGCCGTCAGAGATGAGTCATACTTCATGCTCGACCTCTTGTACGTGCAGTCATATACAAACAGAAAGTTTAAAAACCAAATACACAAATGTTAAATCACAAATAGGTCAAGCAATGGATAAAACTACAATGAAGAGCACGAAATATAGCGGAACGAAAATTGATGTACCGCCTACCCATCTTTCATCATACGATCATACAAAGTATCATCCTTACGAATATGAAACTAGTTCACACGGACCACCTACTGATAAAGTTGTAGAAAAATACACACAAGTTACTGATTACTCTGATGAAAATGATAGTAATTCATTGGACATGAGCGATTTGCTTACTAATGAACAAGCTCCTGAACCACCGAAAACTAAAAGCACAACATCAAAACCACCAGAAAAAAGCAAACCTGATAAGCCTcagaaagttaataaaaacaagtttGTTGTGGCTGAacttataaaattaggttCACTGGGAATAAAAGGTTTATCACAATTAGCACCTGTAATCGAAAAAATGACCGGTGGATTCATGAGACGGCAGGAAACAAATAGAACGACTTCTACCACAACTACAGTGAAACCGATAAATAAAGTAGTAGGTTACAGTGCTAATAAGAGAGTGGATAATGAGGTAGAATCTAAACACAATAATTTTCCAATATATATTCCTGTTGATGAAATGGAAATGGCAGAATCGCAGATTGGTTACACTAATGTTACATTGCAACAAAATATTGCATGGGCTGCAGACcataaaaattctaaagtaAATCTTATGAAATCTAAAATAGTGCATGAAAGCCCTTTAGTTAATGGAGGTATACCTATAAGTCCAGGGGAAATAATTACCACCAATTCTGATGTAATTGTGGGAAAGCCTGCAGTTGGAGGTCCAGTATCTTTAGTAGGCACTGGAATGAAGTTACAAAATCAGGCACAGGCCCCAGACAATGCCGTTGCACACAGTGATATGTATAGCATTAAAGAGAAACCTCTAAATGATTACCCTATGGTCGGTACAAAAATTGACGATTCCTATGATTTAAGGCCACCAGAGTTACCCAAGCCTAATGCaatggtaaataaaaatacaatacgaCCACACGGAGCTCATTTTTCTCCACCTAATATTCATATTCCTTTACGGAACTCTGgaaatctatataaatctaGCGAACATAGTGGTCAAATAAGTTATAGTAAGGATAAATCACCCAATTTAGTTTATCATGGACGTCCATCTATTTTAGATTATAAACCATCTTTCACAAATAGTGTGAAAAAaccttttgaaaataaatcaacaaataaagaaaacgaTCAACAAGAAATACCTGATAATAATCCTAGCTCCTCAGAAATCGTCAGTACTCACATTATGACGGATGGACAAGGCACCGATTTCGAAATTGTAGGTGCAATGAATAAACCTTTATTAGTCGATATACAGCCTTCAAAAGTTGCTAATGTACTGATACCTCATGGCAGTTCAACCGCACTAGTATTTGCGGGATCTGCAGAGCCCCATAAAACTGGTGATTATGTTGATGATCCTTTACCATATCCAGAACCTGGTTATTTTGGAAGTTTTAGCATAGATGCACCTCATATGACAAATGTACATAATGTTGTTGTAAACAAAAACCAATTTGTGCTGAAACCTAATGGGCCTACAACAGATCGGTATACAAATGacggtaattttaattttaaaaatagcaaGACTAATACCGATCAAAAATTCAATTGGGTCGACATTAAGCGCCCTAAGGACCTAACTCAAAGTAGTCCCCCACAAACAAGCAATCAAGTAAATCACGCAAAACTTCGACCACAATTAACAACATACAATCCAGAAATATACAATGGCAACTTTGATAAAGTTGgtcaagttaaaaataatccaaAGGAAGGCAATGATGTCATCGATaaagaatatgaaaattatcttGCTGTACCGCCTCCACCACCTAAAAGACATTTTAATCACGATAATCGTTACGATAGTAGCAAACCTTCTCTTCAACGACCAAATAAGCTTCACTCAAAACCAATTCAAGATGGTAATGTTTATGTTAACATTCAACATCCAGTAACGAATCAACTTCCTCCAAAAATAACTTcggaaatttattttgcttcaCAATTGCCCAGCAGTCAACCTACTCCCACTTACAATCTTAAAATACCATATCCAAGCAGCAATCCTTCTACAGTGCCTAAGAGTAATCATTCTCCCAAACAGGGAGCTCAAACTTATTCCAAGAATACCCACCAACTTACAACTTCTAGTTTTCCTAATAGAACTTTGAGTAGcagtaataaagaaaatacatatactatAACCCTCAATACAGCTACTAATGTGGCAAGTAAGCCAGGACATGTATTGGGTTCAAGTATCACAGTACCCATAACAACTACTTCTGACAATGGTcaaataaatgcaaatattCCAATTGGTACCAATTTTGCTATAAGAGTAGAAGATGATCGAGATAAATATGAGAGTGTAGCTCTTCATGGCAAGATACATCCATCACTTCTAGGTGAAGACAAAAATTATGGACCAAGTGGAAATAATAAcagatataaagtaaattattcaataccTGGATCGAATGTGACTCAAATCGTGGGACAAAAATACAACAATGATAATACCAAAGTTACAATAAAGGAGcatgacaataaaaatgttggtcAGTTCACTTCACCAGTAATAAATAGTCACGCCAATTTTCCAATGACAAACGAAGATGCAAATTCAAATGTCCAAagaaagcaaataataaataaaggagaGAAATCTCAGACTAATGTTCACGAAGGATTGTCAAACCTAGTACCAAACCTTTCAACGAATTCTCATGGTTGGTattcaagtatttttaaagacGATAATGTAAAAGATATAAACATTGAAACGAGTACGAGAAAAGTAATTCccttaaattatgatataaatagtGACGATACACCATATTTCGGAGAAAAAATAGCGACGGTTGGAAAACCTCCCTCAGAATACTGGGGGAATAAACATACAAGCAATAATTTCATAGTTGGAAAACCTTTTGCAAAACCAACATTAGACAACAATTCAAAAAATGTTCAACCAAGCATAAAACCGAATTTAATACCTGCGATATATGGGGTTAAGCAAACAGTATACGATATACCAATTAGagatgataaaaatgtatcttcATTAACACAAACTTCCACACCTGCTACACcctttaaacaaatatatgaaacagcGGATGAAATATATGATGGTGAAGAAGAAGTTGATCTCAATAGTGAAATCGATGGTGAAGTTAGTTCAGAATCCATGAAAGTTCCGATAATTAGTACACCAAAGGAAAGAGTGAACATGACATTTGATTCCACGCAATTTGCAGACACTTCATCGAAATCTCAAAATAATGCCagttatttagttaatttcaATCCTGGAACGCAGACTGAAAAACCGTTCAGAGGTCTCAATAAGACttcttttcattcaaataatattaatccaatatacaatacaaattattattcaaaaccAAAACCATTTGCAATGAATACCATGCCTTTAGACCACCAATTGCAACAACCACATTGGCAAATTAATCAGTTAATGGAAAATTCAACTAACGTTTCATATGAAGATATAGAAGAAGAAATACACTCACCATTCCCTGGTTACTTAAATTCCACAAAGCAATCGTCACACTCAAAAGAGTCAGGTTCTAGATATGGAATCATCCGAAATTCGACagttactttaaataacagtggaaaaaacaataaatcaaatataattacatctGTTGTTCATATTCATGATCAGAAACCATTAGTGGTGGAAAAAACCACTTCTCCACCCCCATTAGGAGTAATGGTGAAGAATGAAGTTTACAATAAATCTGTTGAAGTTATCGATTTGTCACCGCCACCACTCATAAGCACCACcgattataaattgaaaccaACTATGAATAATGATGAGATAATGGGCATGAGTCCTCCTACTCCTCCATCAAGACATCCAACAAGAGTTCCCCAAACATCAAGGCCTGTGATTCCTATTAGAACACCACCCCCTTATAGAAATGTACCTCAAAGAACCTTACCACCAAGACAAACAACACCTAGACCATTAAGAAAGCCTGCAAATAGAGATGAAGTATCGACGTACCGTCCTGCATTCGATTTTAATAAAGGGATACGACCCATGTTCAATTATGATCAACCTTCGTCTCCATTACTACCACCTCCGAGAGAATCTCCatcaaaagtaattattagAGAAAACATTCCAAAATTAACATCTACACTTCCTTCTGCAAGACCTGTAGTTTTCCCAACCCCTGTATCATCAGGTTGGTTAACTTCATCGAATATTGGATTTTCATCGAGCTTTAACTTTGCGCCAACATCGGTTTACTTCCCAAGTAGTATTTCACAGTCGGGTGTTATTAACGTCCCTGATACCTTATCAACAGAAACACAATCAGAAGAGTCATATGATTCCAGTGAATATGAATCGTCTCTAGAGTCTGTTAATATTAGTAATGAAAACAGTtatgaaactaaaaataatgacacAAACAATTTGAATACGACAAGGTTTACTCAAAGCACTactgaaaataataagtcTGTGACATCAGGTAATAATCAGAATCATCAGACTTCAAATATTGTGAATTTGGAATTAAGCGAAGAACATCCTAGCACAGAAAAAAGCATAATTGTTTCTTCGGGAATCACAAATAGAACTCGAAAACCTTACCCATTCAATAGTGATAACAAGAAACTAAGTAccaataagtttaaatatccGTCTAAAACTAGTGTTACAATCAGGCCAACCAAAACTTTACATCGTCCAGAGTTAGCACCAACAAGAAAAACTTCAATCCGAAAAATTGTACGACCATTACcttctaaaaatatactacCAACTAATATTATAGAGAGTTCTGAATCGATACTTGAAGATGATTTTATGTTTGGTCCAACTCAAGTACTCCAAGAAACTAATGTTCAAACTAAAGTGCCAGAAATAGTTTCTCTAATCGAAAAGACCGTGACATCAACTGTAACTTTAAGAGAAGAAACGTCGAATACTCATTTACATTCGGTTCATCACTCCggtaacgaaataaaaatatcagatgAGATTATACCCACTAAAACAGAATTCAAGACAACGATAATCACTTTAACGAAAACACTATCGGAACCACCCCAGACTATCTCCAGCTTTAGTTACTTAAATTTGACGCATACTTTAACCGTAACACATACTAAGACGAGCTTAGTTAGTCAGTCGGAAGGAGCCGTTACTGAAACACTGGTTCTTACGAATACACATACTTCTACAGTGGTAGATGTTGTGACCGAAATATTCACTCAAGTTCAGCCTACTACTATAGTTGAAACAGTAACTAAACATATTCCCGTTCAAATTAAAGTTGAACCGACTTCCGTAATAAATTCTATTCCAAACACCAAGATTGTGGCCCTAGATGATATATCTATGTCTTCAGAAGAAAGAGATAACTTTATAATCAGAGATGATGATGTcacagaaaatatacaaaaaatagaaGCCGAGGAAGAGAAAGACAATGACACATTCTTTGTAGTTATGAATAAATCACAAAATGGTGGCAAGTCACCTCCTATTAACACTGATATAGACGCTGGTGATTATGATGGGGTCACGAGGAACGAACAAGTCACTAACAACGGAGTGTCACAGGTGCTGTTTGGCGAAATATTGCTGGCGGGAACGCCATATCTAGAAACGACTAACGTTGTTCATCCAACAG GATACGGAAAAGAATGTCAACCAGATTGTAAGGCTTCGAGAAATGAAAGATGCCAGAGGATCGATAGTGTTATGAAGTGCGTGTGCAGACCAGGCTTCGCTAGAATGTTCCCAGATCGACCGTGTAAAC CAACGTATACGTACTCCGTAAGATTAGGACTGGGGTCTAGAGATAACAAGGTGCTCAAATTCCATAAAAATCTATCGGACAATTCTACTAAAGAATATGAGAGTTTGTCATTGGCTACTCATGAAGGAATAAATCGAATGATTATGCAATCAGACTTAAGGGATGTTTATCACGGAGTCCACATAACAGGATTCCATCCTATTGAGATGAGAACAAAAGACGGAGCCTATCAGGGTGTTATCAATGATTTCTACGTCCAG ctttccGATAACGCCCATGAAAGTAGACTGAAGGAAGTCATAGAGAAATATCTACGGAATAATAACTATAGCCTTGGTGGAACAGAAGTTTATGCATCTGAAGAATTTATTGAAAGCCTTAATGTCAGCG ATTTCGACGAATGCACGAGCACTCAGTTCAATGACTGTTCCGAACACGCCCGCTGTTTCAACCTTCGCGGAACTTACACTTGCAGTTGTTTAGAAGGTTTTGCGGACCTCAGTGTCAACACTCTATACCCTGGGAGGATATGTTCTT CTGACGCAATAGGCTGTGCAGGCTGCAACTATCATGGCACGTGCTTCGATCGTGAGAACGCGATGATTTGCGAATGTTTCAAGTGGTACGCGGGACGAACTTGCCAGGTCAATTTGAAAG CTGTTTTGATAACAGTCACCGTGGTAGGGGCGCTGGTCATCATAGTGGTGACCATCTGGGCGTCGAAGAGATGCTGCAGTCAGAAGAATCCCACGAATCAAACGTTTGTTATAGGTTGCATGCAAGGAATGCCAAGTTTACATCAG GGTAACGTACCATCAAAGCAGAGAGCTGACAGACGAGCATTAATTGCTGAAAGAAATGAAACAGCAGAGACATGTAGCGTGCAAAATGCTTCACTACCTTACGCGCCGTCAAAA TCTCGGTCGCGATCACACAGCAAGCAGGCGCCGGAGCCTCCTCCTCACTCCCCACCTCCGCCGCCCGCCCTAATGATACCACGTGCAAGACTACATCCACTACATGACAG TCGCGATAATTTGTCACGTAGGAAGAGTAGCGAAGTGTGTAACGAAGCTAAACTTATCAGTTACTTGGAATCGGGAGCGACAAACACTCAAGag ATGCGGAGAAAACACAGCATTGAATCATCGTACAGTGTAAATAAAGAGAGAGCTAATAAACAAG GTGCACTTGTATCGGCTGGTTATAAAGTTTCAACGACCATTCGTCCAGACGAGAACTCAGTCAAATGTGAAAGGGACGACACTTCGTCCATCAACAAAAATGATTTAGAAGCAGAGCTGTCACGCTTCGACACACTTCGCAAGTCTTATAG TCAAGAAGATATGTCAGAATGGACGGATGCTGAACGTCGTATTGGGGAGTT GACTTTATCTGAAGCTAGATCGGTCGGGGGAACTCTTCCAGCGAGCACTGGCAGAGCTGCTTCATCAACCAGGCTGACGCATCAG GAAGCCAACACCATGGCGGAACGAGACTTAGGCTCCACTTTTCTCCTGCCGCACGTGCACCTCTATAAACCAGACCTT accAGTGACGTGTCCGAGTTCGACTCCCTGTGA